The Streptomyces sp. A2-16 sequence AGCCGCACGTCGGCGACGAGGCCGAGACTCCGCGCGACGAACCGCGCCGGACCATAGAGGAGGTCGATCTCCCGGGCGGCTCGGCGCCGCCCGTCGTGGAAGAACTCCCCCCGACCGAGCTCGAGGTCCCCGAGCCCACCGCCGGACGCCTCGTCCGGCTGCGCACCCGGCTATCCCGCTCGCAGAACGCGCTCGGCAAGGGGCTGCTCACGCTCCTGTCGCGCGAGCACCTCGACGACGACACCTGGGAGGAGATCGAGGACATCCTCCTCACCGCCGACGTCGGCGTGGCCCCCACCCAGGAGCTGGTCGACGGGCTGCGTGAGCGGGTGAAGGTGCTCGGCACCCGCACCCCGGACGAACTGCGCGGGCTGCTGCGCGCGGAACTGCTCAAGCTGGTCGGCACCGAGGTCGACCGCACCGTGAGGACCGAGCCCGAGGAGCGCAAGCCGGGCATCGTCATGGTCGTCGGGGTCAACGGCACCGGCAAGACCACCACCACCGGCAAGCTCGCGCGCGTGCTCGTGGCCGACGGGCGCAGCGTCGTGCTGGGTGCCGCCGACACCTTCCGGGCCGCCGCCGCCGACCAGCTCCAGACCTGGGGCGAGCGGGTGGGCGCCCACACCGTGCGCGGGCCCGAGGGCGGCGATCCCGCCTCCGTCGCCTTCGACGCGGTGAAGGAGGGCAAGGAGATGGGGGTCGACGTGGTCCTCATCGACACCGCCGGCCGCCTCCACACCAAGACCGGCCTCATGGACGAGCTCGGCAAGGTCAAGCGGGTCGTGGAGAAGCACGCGCCGCTCGACGAGGTGCTGCTCGTCCTGGACGCCACCACCGGGCAGAACGGCCTGGTGCAGGCCCGCGTCTTCGCCGAGGTCGTCGACATCACCGGCATCGTGCTGACCAAGCTGGACGGCACGGCCAAGGGCGGCATCGTGGTCGCGGTCCAGCGCGAACTCGGTGTGCCGGTCAAGCTGATCGGACTGGGCGAGGGCGCCGACGATCTGGCGCCGTTCGAGCCGGAAGCGTTCGTGGATGCCCTTATCGGCGAGTGAGAGACCCCGCGCACGAGGAAGCGCCCGCCCCCCAGGTGCAGTGGGGAGCGGGCGCTTCGCTGTGCGTGGCAGCTCCGCCGTGTACGGCTATGCGCGCGAGCGGTGCGCCACGTACGCCAGGGTCCCCAGCAGCAGCCTCGCCGCCGGTGGCTTCGTCGCCGTGTCCAGTGACGGCGGTCGCAGCCACCGGACCGGTCCCAGGCCGCCGCGGTCCGACGGCGGGGCCGTGATGTGGCTGCCGGGGCCCAGGCCGCGCAGGTCCAGGGAGGCGGCGTCGTCCCAGCCCATGCGGTAGAGGAGTTCGGTCAGGTCCGACGCGGCGCCGGGGGCGACGAAGAACTGGGCGCGGCCCTCGGGGGTCGCGGTCACCGGGCCGAGGGGCAGGCCCATGCGCTCCAGACGGACCAGGGCGCGGCGCCCGGCCGGTTCGGCGACCTCGATGACGTCGAAGGCGCGGCCGACCGGCAGCATCACCGAGGCGCCGGGGAACTCGGCCCACGCCTTGGTCACGTCGTCGAGCGTGGCCCCGGCCGGTACCGGGGGCGCGAAGTCGAGGGGGTGGGCGCCGGGTCGGCGGCAGTCCGCGCGACCGCAGGAGCAGGCGCCGGCCGAGGCCCGCGCGCCCGGGACGACGTCCCAGCCCCAGAGTCCGGTGAACTCGGCGACGGCGGTGCACTCCGAGGAGCGGCCGCGCCTGCGCGTGCCGGAACGAATCTCCCGAATGCCGCCGATCGTGAAGCCCATGCCCCCTCCAACGGGTCCAGCGCGCCGGTGGTTACGAGACGGACGCGTTCGGTCACTCTCCGTTTCCTCATCCGGGCGATCCGGGCGTCCGGAAGCGTCCCGGGTGGTGCGCTGGGGCATGTGCGCCCCTGAGTGCACCGTTCCGCCCACCCCCGCTCGGTCTATGTCAAGTGAATCGTGTGGAGGCGACCGTGAGTTCATTCGAAGGGGTGGCGAATGGTGGCGTTTCCGGGATCGCCATGGCTGGACGCGTGATCGTAGGATTACTTTGAGTGCACGAGTCCTGGGGGCACATGCGCTTGTGGGTATGCCGGAGGCAAGTCGGTTCCCCGTTCGAAGGCTGACAACCGCCGGACGAACGGCCGTATTTACCGGCATTCTGATAAGGCTTGGCGCACTCGGCGACAAGTGGTCTCAGGGATGGGGGCGTTCCAGTGGGCGGCAACAGTGGAAGCGGGACGGGCGCCGGGGGCGCCGCGCAGAGCTCCCCTCAGGCCGACAAACGCCCGAACGAACTGCTCACCTCCTGGTTCGTGCGCAGCGGCTGGTCCAAGGGCGAGCTCGCCCGCCAGGTCAACCGCAGGGCCCGCCAGTTGGGCGCCAACCACATCTCCACCGACACCTCGCGGGTGCGCCGCTGGCTGGACGGCGAGAACCCCCGCGAACCCATCCCCAGGATCCTGTCCGAGCTGTTCTCCGAGCGGTTCGGATGCGTCGTCTCCGTCGAGGACCTCGGACTGCGCGCCGCCCGCCAGTCGCCGTCCACGACCGGGGTCGACCTGCCCTGGACGGGCCCGCAGACCGTGGCCCTGCTCAGCGAGTTCTCGCGCAGCGACCTCATGCTGGCGCGGCGCGGCTTCCTCGGGACCTCGCTGGCCCTGTCCGCGGGCCCGTCCCTCATCGAGCCCATGCAGCGCTGGCTGGTCCCCGGCCCGGGCAGCACCCCGCACCGGGAGCCCGACCCCGCCGCGGCGCGGCGCGTCGGCCGGCTCTCCCGGCCGGAGCTCGACCTCCTCGAGTCGACGACCGTGATGTTCCGCCAGTGGGACGCCCAGTGCGGCGGCGGCCTGCGCCGCAAGGCGGTCGTCGGCCAGCTGCACGAGGTGACCGACCTCCTCCAGGAGCCCCAGCCCGAGACCACCACCCGCAAGCTGTTCAAGGTCGCCGCCGAACTGGCCGAGCTCGCGGGCTGGATGTCGTACGACGTGGGCCTCCAGCCCACCGCCCAGAAGTACTTCGTGCTCGCCCTGCACGCCGCCAAGGAGGCCGGGGACAAGCCGCTCGGCTCCTATGTCCTGTCCAGCATGAGCCGCCAGATGATCCACCTCGGGCGGCCCGAGGACGCCCTGGAGCTGATCCACCTCGCGCAGTACGGCAGCCGGGACTGCGCGAGCCCGCGCACCCAGTCGATGCTGTATGCGATGGAGGCCCGCGCCTACGCCAACATGGGCCAGCCCGGCAAGTGCAAGCGGGCGGTCCGGATGGCCGAGGACACCTTCGCCGACGCCGACGAGTGGGACGAGCCGGACCCCGACTGGATCCGCTTCTTCTCCGAGGCCGAGCTGTACGGCGAGAACTCCCACTCCTACCGCGACCTCGCCTACGTCGCCGGCCGCAGCCCGACCTACGCCTCCCTGGCCGAGCCCCTCATGCAGCGGGCGGTGGAGCTCTTCTCCGAGGACGGCGAGCACCAGCGGTCGTACGCACTCAATCTCATCGGCATGGCCACCGTGCATCTGCTGCGGCGCGAGCCCGAGCAGTCCGCCGTACTGGCGGAACAGGCCATGCACATCGCCAAGAAGGTCCGCTCCGAGCGCGTCAACACTCGTATTCGAAAGACGGTCGACACGGCCGTACGCGATTTCGGTGATCTCGCCGAGGTCGTCGACCTGACGGAGAAGCTCGCCGTCGAACTGCCCGAGACCGCGGAAGCCGTCTGAGAACCCCGTAGATCCCCAGAACCCCGGCCGCGGCCGGCCCTCCCGAACTGCCCGACTCGGCTCCCCCATGCCAGGTCATCGGAAGGCCGACCGCGGCCGGTTTCTTTCCTTCTACGAAGGTTGCGCCACGATAACGATCGACGCGGCCCGAATCTGCCAGTTCATCGACGCGTAACACACCAGGCGCCTTCGTCACGGCGGCGAAACAACGAGGGGCTTCCACGGAAACGGCGCTGCGCCAATCTCATGGCGCATAACCGGCCCACCCCTCAATCCGCTCTGGCTTCGCCCGCACGGGGCCGTACCTACGACGAGGAGACGCCGATGGCACCAGCC is a genomic window containing:
- the ftsY gene encoding signal recognition particle-docking protein FtsY; this encodes METVILAVVIAVVVLGVLGGLVVGSRRKKSLPPPPPAAPDITAPPAEPHVGDEAETPRDEPRRTIEEVDLPGGSAPPVVEELPPTELEVPEPTAGRLVRLRTRLSRSQNALGKGLLTLLSREHLDDDTWEEIEDILLTADVGVAPTQELVDGLRERVKVLGTRTPDELRGLLRAELLKLVGTEVDRTVRTEPEERKPGIVMVVGVNGTGKTTTTGKLARVLVADGRSVVLGAADTFRAAAADQLQTWGERVGAHTVRGPEGGDPASVAFDAVKEGKEMGVDVVLIDTAGRLHTKTGLMDELGKVKRVVEKHAPLDEVLLVLDATTGQNGLVQARVFAEVVDITGIVLTKLDGTAKGGIVVAVQRELGVPVKLIGLGEGADDLAPFEPEAFVDALIGE
- a CDS encoding bifunctional DNA primase/polymerase, giving the protein MGFTIGGIREIRSGTRRRGRSSECTAVAEFTGLWGWDVVPGARASAGACSCGRADCRRPGAHPLDFAPPVPAGATLDDVTKAWAEFPGASVMLPVGRAFDVIEVAEPAGRRALVRLERMGLPLGPVTATPEGRAQFFVAPGAASDLTELLYRMGWDDAASLDLRGLGPGSHITAPPSDRGGLGPVRWLRPPSLDTATKPPAARLLLGTLAYVAHRSRA